TGGATTTCAAAGACTAGACATAAGATTAGTTTTCAAAAATTACCTAAAAATTATCATGGACTAAAAATTGTTCATATATCAGATTTACATAACAAGTCATTTGGTAAAGAACAGGAGTATTTAATAAGTCAAATAAACAAAGAAAATCCTAATATTATAGTAATAACGGGTGACTTAATAGATAGTAGACGATATAATGAATATATAGCTATGAAATTTATTGAAGAAGCAGTTAAAATTGCCCCAGTATATTATGTAACTGGTAATCATGAAATACGCTCAGGTAGTTTTGAAGATTTAGAAAAAAAACTTGTTGATACAGGTGTGAAAGTCTTAAGAAATAGTTGGGAAAAGCTGGATATAAATGGGGAGAGTATTTTCATAGTAGGTATTGATGATCCTCACTCCCTGGAAAAAAACAAAAGCTCTAGATTAACAAAAGAGTACTTAGATATAGCTACAAAAGGACTAGATGCTCAGGGCTTTAAAATACTTTTAGCACATAGGCCTGAAAAGATACACATATATGCTGAGGATGGCTTTGATTTAGTATTTAGTGGTCATGCTCATGGTGGACAGTTTAGATTTCCTTTTCTAGGGGGATTTGTAGTGCCTAATCAAGGCTTTTTCCCCAAGTACACATCTGGTAAACACATAGTTGACCATACTATGATTATAATAAGCAGAGGACTAGGAAACAGTATAATACCCCAGCGTGTTTTTAACAGACCAGAAATTGTAATTACAGAATTGTTAGCAGAGTAATTCATTTAATATGAGCTAGTGACTTAAGCAAGATTATCCTTTAAACAGTAAGGGTTTTATAGCAGTTTAATATAACGAAGAATGAGGTGATAAAATGGATGCAGACCCGCATGGGAATAGTTTTTCAAGAAAAATTAATAATAATGTAGAGGAAGGCACCTTTTTATCACTGATTATGTGCTCCTCTACTATAGAAGGAGGAGAAATAAAATATGGAAAAGGTTTTAGAACTAATTAAGGAAAACAAGCTTATTCAAGCAAGAAATCAATTAAAAGATATGAATGTAGTAGATATAGCACAGCTATTAGACGAAACAAGTCAGGAAAAAATGCTTATAATCTTCCGAATTCTACCTAAGGATATTTCAGCAGACGTGTTTTCTTACTTATCATCAGAGCAGCAAAGGTATATTATCGAATCCATAACTGACAAAGAGATAAAAACTATCATTGACGAATTATTCTTTGATGATACCATAGACTTCTTAGAGGAGCTGCCAGCAAATGTTGTAAAAAAAGTAATTAAGCATACTGATGAAAATACAAGAGCATTGATAAATCAGTTTTTGAAGTATCCTGAAAATTCAGCTGGTAGTATTATGACCATAGAATATGTAGATTTGAAAAAGGAAATGACAGTAAAGGCTGCCCTAGAGCATATTAAGAAGACTGCCATAGATAAGGAAACTATAAACACCTGTTATGTTATGGATAAAAACAGAAGACTAGAAGGAGTACTTTCAATAAGGCAGTTAATTTTAAATGATGAAGATACTATTATAAAAGATATTATGGATACAAATGTAATATATGTTCATACACTTGAAGACCAAGAGTATGTAGCTGATACTTTTAGAAAATACGACTTTATTTCTATGCCAGTAGTAGATAACGAAAATAGACTTGTAGGGATAATCACTATTGATGATATAGTAGACATTATTGAGCAGGAGAACACGGAAGACTTTCAAAAGATGGCTGCTATGGCTCCATCAGAAGAGGAATATCTAAAGACAAATGTATTCTCTTTAGCTAAGCACAGAGTAGTATGGCTTTTAGTTCTTATGATTTCTGCTACATTCACTGGAAATATTATAAGAAAATTTGATGAAGTACTTCAGTCAGTTGTAGTTTTAGCCGCATTCATTCCTATGCTTATGGATACAGGAGGAAACGCTGGTTCACAATCCTCCACATTAATCATACGTGGTTTAGCTTTAGGAGAAATAGAAACAAAGGATGTTTTTAAAGTTATATGGAAAGAGCTTAGAGTCAGTCTTGTAGTAGGTATAGTCCTAGCCCTTGTAAACTTTTTACGAATTTATTATCTTGAAAAAACAGATATATATATATCCTTAGCAATATGTATTAGCTTGTTTTTTACTGTTATATTAGCCAAAGTTGTAGGAGGAATATTGCCAATAGTTGCAAAAAAAGTTAAGCTAGACCCTGCTATTATGGCTAGTCCACTAATAACAACTATAGTTGATGCCTTAGCACTTTTAATATACTTTTCAGCTGCTACAACATTACTAGGACTTTAAAAAATGAGACTCCCTTTATCTGTAAGGGAGTCTCATTTTTCGTGGAAGGCATAGAGATATGGGAGTAATCCCCTATACAATTAATGGCAAAACATAAAAATAAAAAGGCTAAATTAGTATGAAGGGAGTTAAATTTATAACAAAGTCTGGAAAAAAGTTTACAGAATCTTTAGAGAGTTTCTTTACTATTAGAATAAACAATGATATCATATTATGTGTTTAAAAAGGACAAAAATAATAGGGAAATATGGCTAAATAGCAAGAATATGAGAAACAATATGGAAAAATTTATTCGTAATTATGCAAAAAATAAATTTTAATTGAAAAGACTTTATTAAATTAATAACAAACATAAATATATCTGAGAGGAGTGTTACAAATGCAATGCTGTTGTAAAGAGAAGGATCTTAATAGGGCAAACACTTTAAACATTGATTTAGACAAGCTAAAACCCACAATTGAGCAGTACAAAGGTACAAGAGGAAGTTTAATTAGCATCTTACAAAAGGCACAAGACATTTATGGTTATTTACCTGTAGAAGTACTCAACTATATTGCAAAAGAAACAGGAGTGAAACCAGCTAAGGTTCATGGAGTAGTTACATTTTACACCCAATTCAGATTAAATCCTGTCGGAAAATATCTAATAATGCTTTGCCAAGGAACTGCATGTCATGTTAATGGTTCAAAGGCCATTGAAGAGGCTATTTATGAAGAGCTTGGCATAAAAGAAGGAGAAACAACAGAGGACAATATTTTTACTCTTAACAATGTTGCTTGCCTTGGATGCTGTAGCTTATCTCCAGTAATGATGATAAATGGAGAAACATATGGAGAATTGACACCCAAAAAAGCTAAAGAGATTCTAAAAGAAATTAAAAATAACGAAAATAAGGAGGCCTAGTTATGAAAATAGTTGTTGGACAGGGTAGCTGTGGTATAGCCGCTGGTGCTAATAAAGTCTATGCTGCTTTAGAAAGTGCACTTAAGCTATTAAATACAGATACAGAGCTTACACTAACAGGGTGCGTTGGAACATGTTATCTTGAACCTATAGTAGATGTCATAGATGAAGAAGGTATTAAAACAACTTATGTTAAGGTAACTCCTGAAATGGCTCCTGAGATAGTAGAAAAGCATATAAAGGAAAAAAATAAAATTGATGATTATATAATAAGCCAAAGCGATAAAAGTGGCATAGACAGCCAGAAGAGAATTGCTCTTAGAAACTGCGGGATAATAAATCCTGAATGCATAGATGAATATATACAGAATGGCGGATACAAAGGCTTAGAAAAATGCTTAAAGGAATTAGGACCGGAGGGGATAATTGAGGAGATTAAGGTATCAGGCCTTAGGGGAAGAGGAGGCGCAGGCTTTCCAACATGGTTTAAATGGAATGCTGCACTAGGAAGTAAAGATACTCCAAAGTATGTAGTATGTAATGCTGATGAGGGAGACCCAGGAGCATTTATGGATAGAAGTATTCTAGAAGGAGATCCACACAGCTTAATTGAAGGGATGATAATAGCAGGCTATGCTATAGGGGCAAATGAAGGTGTAGTTTATGTAAGGGCTGAATATCCATTAGCTATTATAAGACTACAAGAGGCCATAGATGAAGCAGAAAAAAGAGGATATCTAGGAAGCAATATTCTTGGATTAGATAGGTTTGATTTTAATTTAAGGATAAAAGCAGGAGCAGGAGCATTTGTATGTGGTGAGGAAACAGCTCTTATTGCTTCCTTAGAGGGAGAAAGAGGAATGCCAAGATTAAAGCCTCCTTTCCCAGCACAAAAAGGTTACTGGAACAAGCCTACAAACATAAATAATGTTGAAACCTTTGCTAATGTTCCTTGGATTATAGCTAACGGGGGACAAGCCTTTGCTGCTATAGGAACAGAAAATAGCAAAGGCACAAAGGTATTTGCACTGACTGGAAAAATAAATAAGGGAGGGTTAGTGGAGGTACCAATGGGAACTCCAATTAGAGATATAATTTTTGATATTGGTGGAGGAATAAAAGATGGTAAAACCATGAAGGCTGTTCAAATGGGGGGGCCTTCTGGTGGTTGTATACCTGAGCATTTGCTAGATACTCCAGTCGATTATGATTCAATAACTAAAACGGGAGCTATAATGGGTTCAGGTGGCATGGTTGTAATGGATGAAACTACTTGCATGGTGGATATGGCAAGATTTTTCCTTGATTTTACTCGTAAAGAATCCTGTGGTAAGTGCATCCATTGTAGAATAGGTACAAAGAGAATGCTTGAGATACTTACTAGAATATGTGAAGGAGAAGGAAAGGATGGAGATATAGAGCTTCTTGAAGAATTAGGTCACGAAATAAAAGCTGGTTCACTATGCGGTCTTGGACAAACGGCTCCAAATCCTGTCTTAAGTACACTAAGATATTTTAGAGAAGAGTATGAAAAGCATATTTACGATAAGAAATGCCCTGCAAAGCAATGTACAAATCTATTAACATATTCTATTTTAGAGGACAAATGTATAGGCTGTGGATTGTGTAAGAGAAACTGTCCAGTAGGGGCAATAGATGGTGAGGTTAAAAAGGTTCATGTAATTAATAATGAGCTATGTATAAAATGTGGTAAATGCTATGAAGTTTGCCGTTTCGAAGCAGTTCTAGTAGATTAGAAGGGGGGTAAATAAATGTCAATGATTAGATTAAATATAAATGGTAAAGAAGTAACAGGTTTTAAAGGTCAGACAATACTTGAGGTGGCGAGAGAAAATGGCATAGAAATACCTACCCTATGCCACGATGAAAGAACTAAGACCTATGGAGCTTGTGGTCTTTGTGTAGTTGAAGTTGAAGGAATACCTAAGCTATTAAGAGCATGTGCAACAGAAATAAGCAACAATATGGTCATACAGACAAAAACGGAGAAGGTTAAATCCTCTAGGAAAATAGCATTGGAGCTTTTACTTTCTGACCACGTTGGGGATTGTAAAGCACCTTGTATGTTAGCTTGTCCAGGAAACACTGATTGTCAAGGCTATGTTGGACTCATAGCAAATGGAGAGTTTAAAGAGGCATTAAAGCTAATAAAAGAGCAGCTACCGCTACCAGCTAGTATCGGCAGGGTATGTCCTCATCCATGTGAGGATGCTTGTAGAAGACAATTAGTTGAAGAGCCTATATCAATAGCAAATTTAAAGTTTTTTGTTGCTGACATTGATTTAAATGATACGAAGATATATATGCCAGATATGAAGCCAAAAACAGGCAAAAGAGTTGGGATTATTGGTGGAGGACCTGGTGGGCTTTCAGCAGCATATTATTTAGCAGCAGATGGTCATGATGTAACTATATACGAAGCAATGCCTGAAATGGGTGGTATGCTTAAATATGGAATTCCAGAATATCGTCTTCCAAAGGAAATACTGGATAAAGAAATACAGCTTATAGAAAAAATGGGCGTAAAAATGCTAACAGGTATTAGAGTAGGGAAGGATATAAGCTTTGAGCATATTAAAGAAAAAAATGATGCAGTATATATATCTATAGGTGCCTGGAAGAGTACCAAGTTAAATTGCCCTGGAGAAGACCTAGAAGGCTCAATAGGCGGAATAGACTTTTTAGGTAAAGTTGTAACAAATGAGCCAGTATTACTAGGCGAAAGAGTTGCTGTAGTAGGTGGTGGAAATACAGCAATGGATGCATGTAGAACAGCAGTAAGACTAGGGGCTAAGGAAGTCTATAATATATATCGTAGAACAAAGGAAGAAATGCCTGCTGAGGATATAGAAATAATAGAGGCAGAGGAAGAAGGAGTAGTATTTAAATTCCTAGTAAATCCAATAGAGATTATAGGTGAAAATGGGAAGGTAACTAAAATAAGACTTCAAAAGATGGAGCTTGGGGAACCAGATAGCAGCGGAAGAAGAAGGCCAATACCAATAGAAGGCGAAGAAGAAATTTTAGAAGTAGATACAGTAATAGGGGCTATAGGACAATATGTAGATCCTAGTGGATTTGAAAATATTCAATTAACTAGAAAAGGAACTATTTCAGCTGATGAAAATTCCTTTAGAACTAATATTCCTGGAGTATTTGCAGGAGGAGATGCTATTAATGCAGGTCCAGGCATAGCCATCGCAGCTATAGGACATGCAAAAAAGGCAGCTGATGTAATATCTAGCTATTTAGAAGGCGAAATGATACCTTATGAAAAACCATATTATGTAGAAAGACATGATTTAACAGCTGAAGATTTTGAGGATAGAGAAAAGGCATATAGGTCACCTATGCCTCATCTTACAGCAGCAGAAAGGAAAGATAATTTTAACCAAGTAATGAAGGGATTTGATGCAGAAGCTGCAATGAAGGATGCTCAAAGATGTCTAGAGTGTGGCTGCCATGATGTGTTTGAGTGTAAGCTACTTCATTATGCTAACGAATACCATGTACAGCCTGAGAGATTAAGTGGAGAGGTTCACAAGCGTCAAGAAGAGGATACTCATCCATTTATTATGAGGAACCCAGACAAATGTATACTATGTGGACTATGTGTAAGAGTATGTGAAGAGGTAATGGGGGTCACTGCATTAGGGCTTGTAGAAAGAGGCTTTGACACTATTGTAAAACCTGCATTAGATTTACCTCTGAATGAAACTGGATGTATCTCATGCGGACAATGTATAAGTGTATGTCCTACAGGTGCTCTAGGAGAAAGATTAGGAATAGAAAAGTCAGTACCAGTGGATCCGGTGGTCACACATACAATATGCTCACAGTGTAGTGTTGGATGTAATGTAAGCTTAAACTCTAAGGGCGACATGCTAACTAGAGCTATACCTGTGAGAGAAAGCAAAGTCGATGACGGGCTACTATGCGTAAAAGGACGCTTTGGATTTGATATAGCACAAAAAGGCACTAGACTTACAAAGCCAATGATTAAGAAAAATGGTGAACTTCAAGAAGTACCCTGGGAAGAAGCATTCCTTTATACCGCCAAAAAGGCTCAAAGCTTAGCTATGCTTCATGGAAGCAATTCTCTAGCTATTTCAGTTTCAGATAGATACACAAACGAAGAGATATATTTAGCGTCTAAGCTTGGAAGGGAAGTATTGAAAACAGATAACATAACAAGCTTTAATGTGGCTAATCAAGGCATAAAGGACGTATTAGGATATGATGCTTCATCAAATACATTTGATGAACTATTATCTACAGAAACAATTTTATTAGTTGGTTCAGATATAATGAATCATCATACTATTGTAGGTTTAAAAATAAAGAAGGCAGTTGAAAGTGGAGCAAAGCTATTAGTAGTCAATCCTTTTGATTCACAGGCTGATGAATGGGCATACAGAAAATATTGTCCAGAGAATAACGTAAGCTTCCTAAAGGAAATTGCAAAGGCCCTTATTGAAAAAGGCTTCTCTCCATCAGAAAGCAAGGCTTTAGGCTGCAATGAGCTTAAGGCAGATCTAGAAAATATACAAGTAAGTGATGCTGCAAGGGAAATTGCAGAGATTTATGGAAAATCTAAAAAGGCTATGATAGTATTTGAACAAAGCACATTAAGCCAAGATGGGGCAAAAATGCTTGGAAACATAGCTGTAATCTCGGGACATATAGGAAGTCCAAGAAATGGGATTATACAAATGAAGCTTAACAACAACAGCCAAGGTCTAGTTGATATGGGCGTAGACAAAGATTCAAACGAAGTAGCAAAAGCTTTAGTAAATGGAGACATAAAAGGATTATTAGTATTTGGTGAAGATATACCACAGGTAGATTTAAAGAAACTTGATTTCTTAATGGTACAAGATACTCATTTAACAGAAACGGCTAAAATGGCAGATGTGGTAATACCAGCAGTAAGCTTTGCAGAATCAGAAGGTACCTTTACAAGCTCAGAAAGAAGAATTCAAAGGATAAACAAAGCTATTATCCCAATGAGTGGATATGAAAATTGGAAGGTTATAATAGAGCTAGGAAAAGTGCTAGGTTATGACTTAGGCTATAGTAGTCCAAAAGACATATTTGCAGAGTTAACTACTGAGAGAAAGGATTATCTAAAGGCTAATATAGCTAATGAAAGCACAATCTTCTGGCCAGTAAACAGAAGCAATGTACTCTATACAGAAGGATTTAACTTTGAAGATAAGAAAGCTAGACTTCAAGTTGTATCGGATGGTGAATTGTTTATAGAAGGTAGAAATACAAACAATTTGAGAAATGTGTTCATTGAATTTCTCAAAGAGAAAGAATTAATATAACAGAATTTATGGGCTGTAGAAAAAGGGAGGAACGGTTTTTTAACCGTACCTCCCTTTTGAAAATAATGTAATTTTAATTACCATTAGAATTATACTTTTCGAAGGTTCTTACACTCATGGCTATAGCCTGTTCCCTAGTAGCCCTAGCATATCCTTCTGCTTCTTGTGCTGGTGTTACCGCTTTAGGCATAAAATTGCCATTAGAGCCTAATATTATTCCATTTTTACTCATATATTTAACATGCTCTAAGGCATAGGCCGAAATGTGTTTTTCGTCATTAAATATAGGAGCTCCAGCAGTAGAAAAATCAGCATTTGGAACCATAGCTCGTATTGTACGGCTAAGCATAGTAGCCATTTGCTCTCGATTAATAAGAGTTTTTGGAGAAAAGGTTGTAGCAGATGTACCAACTGTTACCCCTATATTATAAGCCTTTAGGATTTCAGTATTTTTTGTATCGGTGAAAGGATTTGGACTAGTAGCTTGAGCAGCATTACCTGTTGTTTTCTCATAAAGCTTTACAGCAAGCTCAGCAAATTCCTCACGAGTAATAGGCTTTGTCATATCTGCACCCTTTAATATGCCTGGAATTAAGCCATAGTCATTAGCCTTGTCAAGCTCTGGCTTAGCCCAATTAGAAGCATTACTATATGCCTGTACTTTTGTGGAAGCTATGTTTGAAAAACCAGAACGAATATTAGTACCAGAAGTAGTAGGCTCTCCTTCAAATGCAACTCTAAAATAATAGACATTTTCTTCTATAACTACCTTATCAGTTAACTGTTTTTCTACGGGATCTAGAGTATCACTAGACTGTAGTTGCTGACTAGGAGCTACAGGCATCCAATCCCACGAGAGTCTTTCGGACAACCATTGCCCATTGCCTATTTTAAAATCAATCACATGATAAACTGGAAAGAATTTATCAGCTTCAGCTACAGAATTAGGAATATCCCAATTAAGCTGAAAATATGGCTTCCCATTATTGTCTTTTTTAACTTCAACTTTAAGATTCGTTGGAGGATCTAATTTAGTAGGTGCGTTACTGTTTGCATTTTTACCAATGGCAAACTCACTAGAATAAGGTGAATATATACTATTAAATTCACTATAATTGGACTCCAGTACATACCTCATTCTAAAATAGTAGGTATTATTTTTTAAATCAAAGCTTCCGCTGATATCATTAGGATCAAAATGCCATGTAACAAAAAATGTTTCTGAGGTTCCACTATTATCGATCATTATGTTTGGCATGTTCATATAAAAATAACCATGTGGTATATCATTAAAATTAGGGTCATTAGGTGATGGACAAACATTCCAATTACCATCATTTTTCTTCCAGTCAAATAAATAATATAAGCTTGCATTTTGCTCATATTCACCATCAGTTACATCTTTTGTAGCCTGAATGATACTTTGAGGATTAGTCCATGTAGCTCTAAGTATCCCATCATCATCCCTTATTGTAAGAGAATCAGGCTTATCTAAGGATTTAGGCACAGGTTTTTCTGCTGAAGCATAGATACCACAGGATAAAATCAAAGCAAGTATAAGAGAAAAGCTTATTATTTTTTTTAGCATTGGCAATACCTCCTATTTAATAAATTATTTAAGTATTATATAATTAATATGTATGAAGTATTTATTTGGTATATTATCTCCTGCCCTCCTAGTCAATTTATAAATACTGTAAAACAATTGATTATATAATATACTAAAGCTTCAATCTAACATTTTGTTCTTTAAAAATATCATTATTTTTACAATAAAATGCTATTTTATAAGCAGGTGAAAAATATTCTTGTTTATAGCTATACAGATTGAAAAGCAAATAGTTTTATCATGTAATACAAATATTAAAAATATATGAGGGGGTGGAATAATGAAAAGTAAGTTTGATGCTTTCATAGAAAAAATTCCTAAAAACATTCACAATAACACAAGAACATTTATAGGTAGAAATATAGCTGTTTTTATTCCAGATAAATTTGTGAATGACAAAAAGATGATTTTAGAAGACTATCATTTTGTAATATTTCATTCTACTCCACCTTCTGCAAGTATAGATAGTGAGAAATTTCAATTTAAAAAAGGAAACCTTATTTGTATGACACCAGGAACAGAGATAACACCAGGTACTATTAACAGCCCAGCGCCAATAAATTATATAGCTATGAATATTAACAGGTCATTTTTTGAAGAAATTTCCTTGGGGATAACAGGAAAAGAAAAAGCTGTATTTAAGAGAATAGATAATGTTTATAGCCACAAGCTATTAAACTTTATTGAGATATTTGTTGAGGAGATTATTAATTATGGGGATAACTGCTCTATAATGCTTGAAAGCATAGAAACACAAATAGCTACACAAATATTGAGGGATTCCTGTACGGAATCAATAATACACAAGAAAGCTTACAAAAGTGATAATGACTATATAGAACAAGCAATAAAATTTATGCAGGATTATTATAGTAGCAATATTACTATATCTGAAATATGCAAGGCTATTTATATAAGTCCTTCTCATTTTCAGAGAATATTTAAAAATCACATAGGACAAACACCCTATCTGTATCTAATAGAGCTAAGGCTTAATAAGTCTAAGGAAATGTTGGGAAATAGTCATATTTCCATAGAAGAGATAGCTAGATTGTGTGGATTTGTAAGCTCTGGACATTTTTCTACAGTTTTTAAGCGAGAAGAAGGAGTTTCTCCATCTCAATATAGGAAATCTATAATTTAAGAGTATTTTATTTATTAAATTTCCAAATATTTTTATAGCAACTATAGCTTTATGACTTTGTTTCTGGGAATAATTATAATAAATAAACATAATTTCCTTATGATGAGGTGAAGAAAATGGATTTTGACATTTCAGATAAAGCAATGGAGCAGTTACAAAAAGAGTTTAGCGGGAAAACCGTAAGGATTTTTCCA
This window of the Proteiniborus ethanoligenes genome carries:
- the mgtE gene encoding magnesium transporter, with the translated sequence MEKVLELIKENKLIQARNQLKDMNVVDIAQLLDETSQEKMLIIFRILPKDISADVFSYLSSEQQRYIIESITDKEIKTIIDELFFDDTIDFLEELPANVVKKVIKHTDENTRALINQFLKYPENSAGSIMTIEYVDLKKEMTVKAALEHIKKTAIDKETINTCYVMDKNRRLEGVLSIRQLILNDEDTIIKDIMDTNVIYVHTLEDQEYVADTFRKYDFISMPVVDNENRLVGIITIDDIVDIIEQENTEDFQKMAAMAPSEEEYLKTNVFSLAKHRVVWLLVLMISATFTGNIIRKFDEVLQSVVVLAAFIPMLMDTGGNAGSQSSTLIIRGLALGEIETKDVFKVIWKELRVSLVVGIVLALVNFLRIYYLEKTDIYISLAICISLFFTVILAKVVGGILPIVAKKVKLDPAIMASPLITTIVDALALLIYFSAATTLLGL
- a CDS encoding helix-turn-helix transcriptional regulator — translated: MKSKFDAFIEKIPKNIHNNTRTFIGRNIAVFIPDKFVNDKKMILEDYHFVIFHSTPPSASIDSEKFQFKKGNLICMTPGTEITPGTINSPAPINYIAMNINRSFFEEISLGITGKEKAVFKRIDNVYSHKLLNFIEIFVEEIINYGDNCSIMLESIETQIATQILRDSCTESIIHKKAYKSDNDYIEQAIKFMQDYYSSNITISEICKAIYISPSHFQRIFKNHIGQTPYLYLIELRLNKSKEMLGNSHISIEEIARLCGFVSSGHFSTVFKREEGVSPSQYRKSII
- a CDS encoding metallophosphoesterase, coding for MANFKSVCIIIIVLILLVFFYLQNNWISKTRHKISFQKLPKNYHGLKIVHISDLHNKSFGKEQEYLISQINKENPNIIVITGDLIDSRRYNEYIAMKFIEEAVKIAPVYYVTGNHEIRSGSFEDLEKKLVDTGVKVLRNSWEKLDINGESIFIVGIDDPHSLEKNKSSRLTKEYLDIATKGLDAQGFKILLAHRPEKIHIYAEDGFDLVFSGHAHGGQFRFPFLGGFVVPNQGFFPKYTSGKHIVDHTMIIISRGLGNSIIPQRVFNRPEIVITELLAE
- the nuoF gene encoding NADH-quinone oxidoreductase subunit NuoF, which codes for MKIVVGQGSCGIAAGANKVYAALESALKLLNTDTELTLTGCVGTCYLEPIVDVIDEEGIKTTYVKVTPEMAPEIVEKHIKEKNKIDDYIISQSDKSGIDSQKRIALRNCGIINPECIDEYIQNGGYKGLEKCLKELGPEGIIEEIKVSGLRGRGGAGFPTWFKWNAALGSKDTPKYVVCNADEGDPGAFMDRSILEGDPHSLIEGMIIAGYAIGANEGVVYVRAEYPLAIIRLQEAIDEAEKRGYLGSNILGLDRFDFNLRIKAGAGAFVCGEETALIASLEGERGMPRLKPPFPAQKGYWNKPTNINNVETFANVPWIIANGGQAFAAIGTENSKGTKVFALTGKINKGGLVEVPMGTPIRDIIFDIGGGIKDGKTMKAVQMGGPSGGCIPEHLLDTPVDYDSITKTGAIMGSGGMVVMDETTCMVDMARFFLDFTRKESCGKCIHCRIGTKRMLEILTRICEGEGKDGDIELLEELGHEIKAGSLCGLGQTAPNPVLSTLRYFREEYEKHIYDKKCPAKQCTNLLTYSILEDKCIGCGLCKRNCPVGAIDGEVKKVHVINNELCIKCGKCYEVCRFEAVLVD
- a CDS encoding S-layer homology domain-containing protein, which produces MLKKIISFSLILALILSCGIYASAEKPVPKSLDKPDSLTIRDDDGILRATWTNPQSIIQATKDVTDGEYEQNASLYYLFDWKKNDGNWNVCPSPNDPNFNDIPHGYFYMNMPNIMIDNSGTSETFFVTWHFDPNDISGSFDLKNNTYYFRMRYVLESNYSEFNSIYSPYSSEFAIGKNANSNAPTKLDPPTNLKVEVKKDNNGKPYFQLNWDIPNSVAEADKFFPVYHVIDFKIGNGQWLSERLSWDWMPVAPSQQLQSSDTLDPVEKQLTDKVVIEENVYYFRVAFEGEPTTSGTNIRSGFSNIASTKVQAYSNASNWAKPELDKANDYGLIPGILKGADMTKPITREEFAELAVKLYEKTTGNAAQATSPNPFTDTKNTEILKAYNIGVTVGTSATTFSPKTLINREQMATMLSRTIRAMVPNADFSTAGAPIFNDEKHISAYALEHVKYMSKNGIILGSNGNFMPKAVTPAQEAEGYARATREQAIAMSVRTFEKYNSNGN
- a CDS encoding molybdopterin-dependent oxidoreductase, whose protein sequence is MSMIRLNINGKEVTGFKGQTILEVARENGIEIPTLCHDERTKTYGACGLCVVEVEGIPKLLRACATEISNNMVIQTKTEKVKSSRKIALELLLSDHVGDCKAPCMLACPGNTDCQGYVGLIANGEFKEALKLIKEQLPLPASIGRVCPHPCEDACRRQLVEEPISIANLKFFVADIDLNDTKIYMPDMKPKTGKRVGIIGGGPGGLSAAYYLAADGHDVTIYEAMPEMGGMLKYGIPEYRLPKEILDKEIQLIEKMGVKMLTGIRVGKDISFEHIKEKNDAVYISIGAWKSTKLNCPGEDLEGSIGGIDFLGKVVTNEPVLLGERVAVVGGGNTAMDACRTAVRLGAKEVYNIYRRTKEEMPAEDIEIIEAEEEGVVFKFLVNPIEIIGENGKVTKIRLQKMELGEPDSSGRRRPIPIEGEEEILEVDTVIGAIGQYVDPSGFENIQLTRKGTISADENSFRTNIPGVFAGGDAINAGPGIAIAAIGHAKKAADVISSYLEGEMIPYEKPYYVERHDLTAEDFEDREKAYRSPMPHLTAAERKDNFNQVMKGFDAEAAMKDAQRCLECGCHDVFECKLLHYANEYHVQPERLSGEVHKRQEEDTHPFIMRNPDKCILCGLCVRVCEEVMGVTALGLVERGFDTIVKPALDLPLNETGCISCGQCISVCPTGALGERLGIEKSVPVDPVVTHTICSQCSVGCNVSLNSKGDMLTRAIPVRESKVDDGLLCVKGRFGFDIAQKGTRLTKPMIKKNGELQEVPWEEAFLYTAKKAQSLAMLHGSNSLAISVSDRYTNEEIYLASKLGREVLKTDNITSFNVANQGIKDVLGYDASSNTFDELLSTETILLVGSDIMNHHTIVGLKIKKAVESGAKLLVVNPFDSQADEWAYRKYCPENNVSFLKEIAKALIEKGFSPSESKALGCNELKADLENIQVSDAAREIAEIYGKSKKAMIVFEQSTLSQDGAKMLGNIAVISGHIGSPRNGIIQMKLNNNSQGLVDMGVDKDSNEVAKALVNGDIKGLLVFGEDIPQVDLKKLDFLMVQDTHLTETAKMADVVIPAVSFAESEGTFTSSERRIQRINKAIIPMSGYENWKVIIELGKVLGYDLGYSSPKDIFAELTTERKDYLKANIANESTIFWPVNRSNVLYTEGFNFEDKKARLQVVSDGELFIEGRNTNNLRNVFIEFLKEKELI
- the nuoE gene encoding NADH-quinone oxidoreductase subunit NuoE, with the protein product MQCCCKEKDLNRANTLNIDLDKLKPTIEQYKGTRGSLISILQKAQDIYGYLPVEVLNYIAKETGVKPAKVHGVVTFYTQFRLNPVGKYLIMLCQGTACHVNGSKAIEEAIYEELGIKEGETTEDNIFTLNNVACLGCCSLSPVMMINGETYGELTPKKAKEILKEIKNNENKEA